Within the Medicago truncatula cultivar Jemalong A17 chromosome 4, MtrunA17r5.0-ANR, whole genome shotgun sequence genome, the region ACACCTACTATATTGATATTGCAGTTTTGCAAGACACGCATGTATTTAGGTATGTCGTGTTTTAAGTTTGTGCTTTCTGCTgatatcaacaatgaaatgtgaaattatgttcacttgcaattgatttttaaaaaattaggtgCTATGGGAGTTGCTAATGCCTTTAATGGGACTAAGCTGATACTTAATGGCGATTTTCCTGATGTCGCTGCGTACATGACACAGTAaccatttacatttttatatgctttagaATAAAGGCAAGTTTTTTTGGTCGTAATTAAGTTGTCTGGAGGTCTCACCACTCTTCTATTAACATTGGTGCCCTTTtattagaatgaaaaatgcatcaatacAGTTCACCCGAAGTGTCAGCCAAATTTCAACGAACAGCTCCGCGTCTTTATCAGATGACTTGCTCAACACTAACCGAATGACAATTGAAAGCATGATTGAGTCAACTGATGTAGCTATctgtttattgaaatttttagatgtcgttttggattcatctttgttatttttcacatggacagttgtacatcgcaatatcacgggttacttcgaggggtggtttaaagatattgattaatgacgacgacGGCGATGATACCGATGTTGCAAGTGTGGTCTACAGAaaagttttccgtaatgtgtaggacttttttgtgtactattcattttcttacttattgaaactatttgcatgtcaacgaacttcagtttcccttttaaaattatatgttatgttaaagtaataggaactacgtactagaattatggaacaataacaaagtctatggtaattgacattttgctttgattcacgacaattttttcattcaagcgaactacagtgtcttattttttcagtgagtattaatttttttaaatgacacgtgcgttagcacgggtcaatggtctagttcAAATAATTTCTTTGAAGGTAAACATTCTTTTATGTTTATTGTAAATTGAGATATCTCGTTAGTGGAGTATTATGAAAACTACTAATTTATCGAAGTAACTAAGatctattaaaataatacatcttttataacatatattttctcaCACTCATCATCAAATCTCTCTCCACATGATTTGAGATTATAGTATCATAAAATACTCCGAGTAAAGAGGATAATTGTGATATATTATCCCTTATTAGGAGAGGTCAGATTCATATTAACATGTGTATTTTAAATGATTAGTCTTTAGGTTagagttatttttttaagtaatctAGTGATTGGAGTTCACATATTTTAATGTGAAGAAGTGGAGAGTCTGTGGTTTGAACCCCGATCTCTACATATAATTATTTAACTACTTGTTTAACTAATTGTTGGATTTAAGTGTGACATTAACATCATATCTTCTCCTGAAACATTAAGGCATTGAAAATATGGATTACTTATCTTAGATATCAAACATGTCCTTCATTTCTAATCGATGTGAGAATAACCACTAAGCACTAACATTTGAATTCTAAAAATGTTCCTCTCAAATGTGAGTCACCCACATAACTACACTTGATCCACGTTCCGTTCTAGGATCTCAATTATGCTCCCCGACCAAATAGAACCAAAGTTATGATATGACTTGTTAGGAGTCTCGGGAGTAGCAATGAGTTAAACATCCAGAAGTCCTAAAACTTTGGCATCAAAATCTTAAGGTTTAAAAAAACGATAAAGTAACACACTTTAAGTGTAGAAAAACTCGTGTCCCAATATATCAAATGTTTATTCGGCCTTTTATATCATATTAGCTGTAATTACAAACCataattgtaatttattttatgagaCTACCTACTTGAAAGGACACTAATAATATGTGTTATATACCCtaaatatttgtacaaccatttttaaacaacttttatgacaaccttcttttctctcttcttagtggacaaaaataatatatataaaaaattataacaacctTCTTTTCTCACTTCCCATTTTTAATAATGGATGCCATGAGAATGTCTTttgaataaagtaaaaaattaatgaaaatgttTTCCCTAAAATATATGAGAATgtttcaaactaaaaaaatacaatatgataagaatagatataaaaaataaattattcttatTTGCATAAGTAAACGGATTTGACGGATctaaaatttttatttctaatatgaaatagactttttttaaggtttttctATAATGTATAAATTTGTACATGTTAGAAAGTATACAatagaaattttatattataacatatacatttacaattaaatatagtaaaacttttgaataaataatcgttgtttttaaaaacaaaaaataaaacctaatACTATAATCTAAGAATAAAGTAACTCAAATAGGACCCTCTATATTCCCATTTCCACTTACGTCTTACATGATGTTTTAGAAAGTCAATAACGGCCGTAATTTGTTGCAAAGAAACATATGCCTGAAATGGAAGGAACGTAGAATGTGCAATAGTCAACATCAAACTCCTAGAATCATCTCTAAGTGTTTTGCATGCATATTGTTTACTAAAAAACAAACACTGACCAATAATGTCTCTTTAATTGACTTTATATTTGCCTATAAATAATGTTTCCTTTCTTCCATAATAATCCCACAAAAAACATTAACACATGGGTAGTTGTGCATCAAATCTATATGCAAGCAAAGGTGGAGAAAACAAATCCACTTTTGTGAACATAGTTCTCTCAAATGGAAAGTTACAACAATTTAAAGAGCCAATAAAAGCATGGCATGTCTTGTCTCAAAACCCAAACCATTTCATTTGTTCTTCAGAATCCATGTATGTTGGCTCACCATTTCATCCTGTGCTTCCAAATCAAGAGCTTCAATTGGATCATATATATTTCCTTCTCCCACTCTCCAAATCAAACGTGTCACTTTCTCTACAAGATCTGTGCTCTCTAGCCATCAAGGCTAACACAGCTCTTGTAAATGATCCAAACTCAATGTTGAAACCATCTTCTGTTTCAGAAATTAGAAATTTCCAAACATACCCTATTCTTTCAAACGTTTCTCTTGGATATTCACATTAGTCAAAAGTTGACATCAACGACTAGATTCCTACTTGGAGTACACTGTACACAAAGTACTACACAAGTAGTATGATCAAAATCAAGCTTAATAAATGCAATTATTGATGTGGAATATTTGATTATCATCCATTTTACGTGTAAATATTACTACtaaattgtcatttatttttgtatgtgtattaaatttgatttttcatatttcaagataagtCAATGATATTTAGTTAAcgtatgtttaaaaaaaaaatacatttaataatttatataagagtttatatttatgaacaaaactttttttcaaagaatccttataattaaggacagaagaagtttcatatttaatttttgagcTTTTTATTGATTAAGACATAAAAAGTCATACAAAATGGGAGACCATAATTTTTTATGACTTTTAAGAAAATTCCACTTGCAACCAAATTCAATGAGGTGGAATGAAATCAAGGACACTTGGCACATAGTCCTTACAATGAGGTAACAAGATGGAGCATGAGAGAAAGAACTACTCCCAACACAATACACTCTAAATTACGATATAAATATCTCGAGAGTTTATCTTAATCCGTTTTATCTATGTAAACTCGAATCACAAATTCATGcaagtttacctaaaattaaaattatataaaactaTTATATAAATGACTTATGTAAGCCAAAATAATATTGCTAATAGTGCATAATATCACTTAATTATAAAGATAAAGTATACATAACCACCATAATAAAGAGTTAAGTTCAACTTAGcaccaaaatacaaaattatctTGCAAAAAAGCAAATTTTTctaaagttgttaataaagctatccaaaaaataaactagttaatttcttcaaaagatcAATGTTTTTAAAGTTCCATAACATCATTATCATCGATGTCTTCATCTCCAACTTCTCCAAATTCCCATATGACATAGGGTCTTCAATATTAGAACTAAATACATGTTTTGTTCCCAATTAGTCGTTTCAGAACTCAAAGACGAAAAGAACGTTTCAAACTTTCATAAGAAGCCAGACAACGTGTTATGTTAACCGTAAAGGCTGTGTTTCAGCACCTTGgacttgaaaaaaataattgaatattgaaataaaatgggccaaaaaaaataaataaaagtgtttttttttaaaggtaaacTCGCAAACTATTTACCAAGTTTAACATATGTTAACTCGGTCAATCTCTTCAAACTTTCTGATTTCACCATAAACCGAATTTACAAGTTAACATGTTTTTGCCACGTAAAAGTATAAATTCGGACGAGTTTACAAATTAATACTCGATTTGTGAAACACTGACATTAGCAATGATTGATGTGGAATGTTTGATAAGTGTCAATCCCTTCTCGTCCTTGAGCTTTTCAGCCCTTTAGTTTTGTACTGCCTTTTCCTTTCTGGTAATTATTATAGTATACTTAGTTAGAGTGATTGAAAAAGTTGGTTAATTAGAtgagtttgtctaacatgtacAATATAATACATGTTAAAGcaactaaaagtagtaactttttattgaaaaacaacaacCATTTGTTAAAAagcttatatatttaatataaaatgcacAAAAGTTCTAAGAcaaagttactactttaaactttttaacatcTACAAATTTGCACGTGATAGAAAAACCTAATTAGTTTAGAAAAGTTGGTTAGAAGGTAAGGAAGTTAGTTAGACCAAAAtttcattatctttttattcaatctttcaatatgaaACATAAGGATTATTCCTTTGTTTCTACCTATCAAGCTTACCTCTCCTATGAAgttcatattcaactctttgaTCCCAAGATTCATAATAGtaatttcatcaataaattGGTAGATGACATTTTCCgtttgtatttgtatttgaaTTCCCGGTACTATTAAgatttgtttgcgagtttggagaaAAAGTGAGTGTTGGACTTTGGATAAAATGAATGAGCAATGGAAGAAGTAAAGGAAAATTGGAGGTGAGGGTTTTGGGGTTAATTTTTCATCATAATACAAAACTCTTCTCATTTGGGGAAACTCAAAAAGTGTATTGGAGGAGGATTTTTGAGAGTTTTGAGGATTTAtaagaatttttcaaatttaatttatgttaatattctttaaattaaaaatattaatcataaacattaatttattcttctctaaaaaattactctttcaaaaatatgaaagatttctaaaaaatttctcgTATTTTTCACCATCCAAAACTTTCATTCCCCTCCACTCCAAACTCCCAACCAAAGCATTAAGAAACTTCTTGTCAACTTTTGAATCTGAACCGTAATACCTAGCTTCTTACCCTTGCATGGTTGAGAATTTGAGTATGTTGGGCAACTTTAGCTCAAATAGCTATTCTCGATAAAAATTGTT harbors:
- the LOC25492695 gene encoding uncharacterized protein, encoding MGSCASNLYASKGGENKSTFVNIVLSNGKLQQFKEPIKAWHVLSQNPNHFICSSESMYVGSPFHPVLPNQELQLDHIYFLLPLSKSNVSLSLQDLCSLAIKANTALVNDPNSMLKPSSVSEIRNFQTYPILSNVSLGYSH